A part of Buchnera aphidicola (Sarucallis kahawaluokalani) genomic DNA contains:
- the gltX gene encoding glutamate--tRNA ligase, with protein MDIKTRFAPSPTGFLHIGSVRTALYSWLFAKRYNGSFILRIEDTDIIRSDKNYIENILDTLHWLGITWDEGPYFQSERLEVYRNKINELLDLGHAYRCYCSTHRLKKLRLQQMIAGDKPRYDRKCRDHTYSMRKSSYVIRFKNPLHGKVIFHDQIRGKIIFKNSELDDLIIQRRNGMPTYNFCVVIDDLDMNITDVIRGEDHINNTPRQINILQALNVKIPNYAHVSMVINDDKSNFSKRDNSLNVLEYKKRGFLCQAVLNYLIKLGWSHKDQEIFNVYEMKELFSLRAISKSPSTFNVKKLLWYNQYYLNKLSINDSLINQFIEHLKSFNIYCTDNVYLFKIINFMRSRCNTLQDLVLQSRFFFEPVNNVDMQLVRKYLFDQSYYILKYTYYKLQNLNIWDTMNITTLLKYVAKKFSVLLKNICMPLRIAITGSDISPNVSAIMEIFGKENTLHRLKKYYHFLKKCSL; from the coding sequence ATTGGTAGTGTGCGTACAGCGTTATATTCGTGGTTGTTTGCAAAACGTTATAATGGATCTTTTATTTTACGTATCGAAGATACAGATATTATACGTTCCGATAAAAATTATATAGAAAATATTTTAGATACATTACATTGGTTAGGTATAACATGGGATGAGGGGCCTTATTTCCAAAGTGAAAGATTAGAAGTGTATAGAAATAAAATAAATGAATTATTAGATTTAGGTCATGCATATAGGTGTTATTGTTCTACTCATCGATTAAAGAAGTTACGATTACAACAAATGATTGCTGGAGATAAACCCAGATATGATCGTAAATGTAGAGATCATACATATTCAATGCGTAAATCAAGTTATGTTATACGTTTCAAAAATCCATTACATGGAAAAGTTATTTTTCACGATCAAATTCGAGGGAAAATTATTTTTAAAAACTCAGAATTAGATGATCTGATTATTCAGCGTAGAAATGGTATGCCTACATATAATTTTTGTGTAGTAATAGATGATTTAGATATGAATATCACAGATGTTATTCGCGGGGAAGATCATATCAATAATACTCCACGACAGATTAATATTTTACAAGCATTAAATGTGAAAATTCCAAATTATGCACATGTTTCAATGGTAATTAACGATGATAAAAGTAATTTTTCCAAGCGAGATAACTCTCTTAATGTTTTAGAATATAAAAAGAGAGGTTTTTTATGTCAAGCGGTATTAAATTATTTAATAAAATTAGGATGGTCACATAAAGATCAAGAGATTTTTAATGTGTATGAAATGAAAGAATTATTTTCGTTACGTGCAATTAGTAAATCTCCTAGTACATTTAATGTAAAAAAATTATTATGGTATAATCAATATTATTTAAATAAATTATCTATCAATGATAGTTTAATTAATCAATTTATAGAACATTTAAAATCTTTTAATATATATTGTACTGATAATGTTTATTTATTTAAAATTATCAATTTTATGAGAAGTAGGTGTAATACTTTACAAGACTTGGTATTACAATCTCGGTTTTTTTTTGAACCAGTTAATAATGTTGATATGCAATTAGTACGAAAATATTTATTTGATCAATCTTATTATATATTAAAATATACATATTATAAGTTACAGAATTTAAATATTTGGGATACTATGAATATTACTACTTTACTAAAATATGTTGCTAAAAAATTTTCTGTATTATTAAAAAATATATGCATGCCGCTACGTATTGCAATTACTGGTTCAGATATTTCACCTAATGTAAGTGCAATTATGGAAATTTTTGGTAAAGAAAATACTTTACATCGATTAAAAAAATATTATCATTTTTTAAAAAAATGTAGTTTATAA
- the fliF gene encoding flagellar basal-body MS-ring/collar protein FliF gives MNSKSINHSNLLKSNSHYLSKFSIWNNLNIFFLTILFFLSIFFIFSFFSSHVQYQVVCNKLSSEDSFFIISKLITMKIPYHYIVDSGELLVPENDILKVYSMLLTEGLPKKKNLGFELIDQEKFGMSPLHAQINYQRALEGELSRSIETMHFVKTAQVHISFPEASSFEKRNICPSASVILGFKNGKCYNFVQCHAIADLVAASVPGLLSKNVIILDEHGNYLNRKNIFLNQTHNLQWYTVRSLERYFCKNITYLLEPIIQLKNFRVQVHIFQVSDIHVCKHQFFFHDNKQNMLNNIYIYLFSMFKKNVDLQIQSGQKYNGSVLVLVNYLKNKNNQLVPLNTFQIGQIKGLISMITKSFNVNFKSIKLINMKFDMYKKSDVF, from the coding sequence ATGAATTCTAAATCTATAAATCATTCCAATCTATTAAAATCAAACTCACATTATCTTTCCAAGTTTTCTATTTGGAATAATTTAAATATATTTTTTTTAACTATATTGTTTTTTTTATCCATTTTTTTTATATTTTCATTTTTTTCAAGTCATGTACAATATCAGGTAGTATGTAATAAACTTTCCAGTGAAGATAGTTTTTTTATTATCTCTAAGTTAATTACGATGAAAATACCATATCATTATATTGTTGATTCAGGTGAATTATTAGTTCCTGAAAATGATATTCTAAAAGTATATTCTATGTTATTAACCGAAGGTTTACCTAAAAAAAAAAATTTAGGTTTTGAATTGATCGATCAAGAAAAATTTGGAATGAGTCCTTTACATGCACAAATTAATTATCAGCGTGCTTTAGAAGGTGAATTATCTCGATCGATCGAAACAATGCATTTTGTTAAAACAGCGCAAGTACATATTTCTTTTCCTGAAGCATCTTCTTTTGAAAAAAGAAATATATGTCCATCAGCTTCTGTTATTCTTGGTTTTAAAAATGGTAAGTGTTATAATTTTGTACAATGTCATGCAATTGCTGATTTAGTTGCTGCAAGCGTTCCTGGATTATTATCTAAAAATGTCATTATATTAGATGAACATGGTAATTATTTAAATAGGAAAAATATTTTTTTAAATCAAACACATAATTTGCAATGGTATACAGTACGTTCTTTGGAGCGTTATTTTTGTAAAAACATTACATATCTTCTAGAACCAATCATACAATTAAAGAATTTTCGTGTTCAAGTGCATATTTTTCAAGTTTCTGATATACATGTTTGTAAACATCAGTTTTTTTTTCATGACAATAAACAGAATATGTTGAATAATATATATATATATTTATTTTCTATGTTTAAAAAAAATGTTGATTTACAAATACAGTCAGGTCAAAAATATAATGGATCTGTATTAGTTTTAGTGAATTATTTAAAAAATAAAAATAATCAATTAGTACCGTTAAATACTTTTCAAATTGGTCAGATTAAAGGTTTAATTTCTATGATTACAAAATCTTTTAATGTTAATTTTAAAAGTATTAAGTTGATTAACATGAAATTTGATATGTATAAAAAATCTGATGTATTTTGA